One window from the genome of Musa acuminata AAA Group cultivar baxijiao chromosome BXJ1-4, Cavendish_Baxijiao_AAA, whole genome shotgun sequence encodes:
- the LOC135652496 gene encoding DNA-directed RNA polymerases II, IV and V subunit 9A-like: protein MRPRVSTIKPGHGSRSQEKKRSGERWFDSQRRPTMSTMKFCRECNNILYPKEDKERKVLLFACRNCYHQEVADYSCVYRNEVHHTASERTQVLQDVAADPTLPRTKAVKCSKCNHPEAAFFQAASRGEEGMTLFFVCCNPSCGHRWRES, encoded by the exons ATGCGTCCCCGGGTCTCGACTATAAAACCCGGCCATGGATCGCGATCCCAAGAAAAGAAGCGAAGCGGAGAAAGGTGGTTCGACTCCCAACGACGGCCGACCATGAGTACCATGAAGTTTTGCCGTGAATG CAACAACATCCTGTACCCCAAGGAAGACAAGGAGCGGAAGGTCCTCCTCTTCGCTTGCCGCAATTGCTACCACCAG GAGGTTGCTGACTATAGTTGTGTCTACAGAAATGAGGTACATCATACTGCAAGTGAACGCACTCAAGTCTTACAGGATGTAGCAGCTGATCCAACTCTTCCTCGTACAAAGGCAGTTAAATGCAGCAAATGCAATCATCCAGAAGCTGCTTTCTTCCAG GCTGCTAGCAGGGGAGAGGAAGGAATGACATTGTTTTTTGTCTGCTGCAACCCAAGCTGTGGCCATAGGTGGAGAGAGAGCTGA
- the LOC135583724 gene encoding GATA transcription factor 4-like isoform X1: protein MVPEWEMATGVDFGMGMEFGSGARYSTTAPVVAPLTPTTSATATTPAYLYGALPPTADASLRVDDLLDFSDHDLYASVGVDAQFYATTTTVPGSGPPSGQTFSGRQSQHTTFDLYVPVRQPPELRQCEDAAELEWLSKFVEESFSDVPSYQSGAAVIAPSCEAQLRAEQSANGRGARGKRSRATIGAVSAAAWSSLVTPPHPPAQNSPSSSSSSSSSEFSPSRPKAGGADNGNRGSRGKKGGGGVGLEGGVRRCTHCASEKTPQWRTGPLGPKTLCNACGVRFKSGRLVPEYRPAASPTFVLTQHSNSHRKVMELRRQKELLLLRHQENDPSSARPDLLFSDYGVC, encoded by the exons ATGGTTCCGGAGTGGGAGATGGCAACGGGGGTGGATTTTGGGATGGGAATGGAATTTGGATCCGGAGCTCGTTATTCTACCACAGCACCTGTTGTCGCGCCGCTTACTCCTACCACTAGCGCTACTGCCACTACGCCTGCCTACCTCTACGGGGCTCTTCCGCCCACCGCCGACGCCAGTCTCCGCGTCGATGACCTCCTCGACTTCTCCGACCACGATCTCTACGCTTCTGTTGGCGTCGACGCTCAATTCTACGCCACCACGACGACCGTGCCCGGAAGCGGTCCGCCGTCGGGACAGACGTTCTCCGGTCGCCAATCTCAGCACACCACCTTCGACCTTTACGTTCCTGTGAGGCAACCACCGGAGCTCCGA CAATGCGAGGACGCGGCCGAGCTCGAGTGGCTGTCCAAGTTTGTGGAGGAGTCCTTCTCGGACGTGCCTTCTTATCAGTCCGGGGCGGCCGTAATTGCGCCCTCGTGTGAGGCGCAGCTCCGGGCGGAGCAGTCGGCCAACGGCCGCGGAGCTCGGGGCAAGCGCTCGAGGGCGACCATCGGTGCCGTTTCGGCCGCCGCATGGTCCTCATTGGTGACGCCACCGCATCCACCGGCGCAGAACTCGCCTTCGTCTTCGTCCTCGTCGTCGTCCTCCGAGTTCTCTCCGTCGAGGCCGAAGGCGGGCGGTGCCGACAACGGAAACAGGGGCAGCAGAGGGAAGAAGGGCGGAGGAGGCGTGGGGTTGGAAGGCGGGGTACGGCGCTGCACGCACTGCGCGTCGGAGAAGACGCCGCAGTGGCGGACGGGGCCGCTGGGACCGAAGACGCTGTGCAACGCGTGCGGCGTGAGGTTCAAGTCGGGTCGGCTCGTGCCGGAGTACCGGCCGGCAGCGAGCCCCACCTTCGTGCTCACGCAGCACTCCAACTCCCACCGCAAGGTCATGGAGCTCCGCCGCCAGAAGGAGCTGCTGCTCCTCCGCCACCAGGAGAACGACCCCTCCTCCGCACGGCCGGATCTGCTGTTCAGCGACTATGGGGTTTGCTGA
- the LOC135583724 gene encoding GATA transcription factor 4-like isoform X2: MVPEWEMATGVDFGMGMEFGSGARYSTTAPVVAPLTPTTSATATTPAYLYGALPPTADASLRVDDLLDFSDHDLYASVGVDAQFYATTTTVPGSGPPSGQTFSGRQSQHTTFDLYVPQCEDAAELEWLSKFVEESFSDVPSYQSGAAVIAPSCEAQLRAEQSANGRGARGKRSRATIGAVSAAAWSSLVTPPHPPAQNSPSSSSSSSSSEFSPSRPKAGGADNGNRGSRGKKGGGGVGLEGGVRRCTHCASEKTPQWRTGPLGPKTLCNACGVRFKSGRLVPEYRPAASPTFVLTQHSNSHRKVMELRRQKELLLLRHQENDPSSARPDLLFSDYGVC, translated from the exons ATGGTTCCGGAGTGGGAGATGGCAACGGGGGTGGATTTTGGGATGGGAATGGAATTTGGATCCGGAGCTCGTTATTCTACCACAGCACCTGTTGTCGCGCCGCTTACTCCTACCACTAGCGCTACTGCCACTACGCCTGCCTACCTCTACGGGGCTCTTCCGCCCACCGCCGACGCCAGTCTCCGCGTCGATGACCTCCTCGACTTCTCCGACCACGATCTCTACGCTTCTGTTGGCGTCGACGCTCAATTCTACGCCACCACGACGACCGTGCCCGGAAGCGGTCCGCCGTCGGGACAGACGTTCTCCGGTCGCCAATCTCAGCACACCACCTTCGACCTTTACGTTCCT CAATGCGAGGACGCGGCCGAGCTCGAGTGGCTGTCCAAGTTTGTGGAGGAGTCCTTCTCGGACGTGCCTTCTTATCAGTCCGGGGCGGCCGTAATTGCGCCCTCGTGTGAGGCGCAGCTCCGGGCGGAGCAGTCGGCCAACGGCCGCGGAGCTCGGGGCAAGCGCTCGAGGGCGACCATCGGTGCCGTTTCGGCCGCCGCATGGTCCTCATTGGTGACGCCACCGCATCCACCGGCGCAGAACTCGCCTTCGTCTTCGTCCTCGTCGTCGTCCTCCGAGTTCTCTCCGTCGAGGCCGAAGGCGGGCGGTGCCGACAACGGAAACAGGGGCAGCAGAGGGAAGAAGGGCGGAGGAGGCGTGGGGTTGGAAGGCGGGGTACGGCGCTGCACGCACTGCGCGTCGGAGAAGACGCCGCAGTGGCGGACGGGGCCGCTGGGACCGAAGACGCTGTGCAACGCGTGCGGCGTGAGGTTCAAGTCGGGTCGGCTCGTGCCGGAGTACCGGCCGGCAGCGAGCCCCACCTTCGTGCTCACGCAGCACTCCAACTCCCACCGCAAGGTCATGGAGCTCCGCCGCCAGAAGGAGCTGCTGCTCCTCCGCCACCAGGAGAACGACCCCTCCTCCGCACGGCCGGATCTGCTGTTCAGCGACTATGGGGTTTGCTGA